From the Candidatus Nomurabacteria bacterium genome, one window contains:
- a CDS encoding T9SS type A sorting domain-containing protein, with protein sequence MKKILIFLFFIFPKFIFAQNFVPVWEDTYLPDQEAGCYVSSLDLQNETIFIGRYCGAEDEIVFGDISSEEWMECDIPDSLGEISSGGVIEGVFYVYTESNWILSVDQLCETEVVAKSDGWAKIFSEDDTLYVFGSSVYIDDTLSPPFVHSFVPATNTWESFPNPESESVIGLTIFQNKMFCVGLDDGIQKIFQLDDSLWNVVYVFPEDEHFVSWEPVEDRIYVSSTNFAPPLEYGIFSEFKDGDMDSLFSSDGNILDISASDCFVTVVGNFTNFGNCDAENLAMFDRSTKEIVQTDRGLDGNGYAVVESDELFYAGGAFTYGADIYSPGIISLPSCYEVGIEDISENEIKIFPNPATDFLSIENGVGKVVRVFSLSEEIYLMANEIENRKVFDVVNLSSGTYYVLIEGKVFSFIKI encoded by the coding sequence ATGAAAAAAATACTTATATTTTTATTTTTTATATTTCCTAAATTTATTTTTGCACAGAACTTTGTTCCTGTATGGGAAGACACCTATCTTCCAGATCAGGAAGCTGGTTGTTATGTTTCATCTTTGGATTTACAAAATGAAACGATTTTTATCGGACGGTACTGTGGGGCAGAAGACGAGATTGTTTTTGGAGATATTTCCTCAGAAGAGTGGATGGAATGTGATATTCCCGACTCCCTCGGAGAGATTTCTTCTGGTGGTGTAATAGAGGGTGTGTTCTACGTTTATACAGAATCAAACTGGATACTGTCAGTAGATCAGTTGTGTGAAACGGAGGTGGTCGCCAAGAGTGATGGCTGGGCCAAAATATTTTCCGAGGACGACACCCTTTATGTCTTCGGCTCTAGTGTCTATATAGACGATACCTTGTCCCCTCCTTTTGTTCACTCTTTTGTTCCTGCGACGAACACTTGGGAGTCATTCCCAAATCCAGAATCTGAATCTGTGATCGGTCTGACAATTTTTCAAAACAAAATGTTTTGCGTTGGACTAGATGATGGGATTCAAAAGATTTTCCAACTAGACGATTCTCTTTGGAATGTCGTTTATGTTTTTCCAGAAGATGAGCATTTCGTTTCTTGGGAACCTGTCGAAGATAGGATTTATGTTTCCTCGACTAACTTCGCTCCCCCACTTGAGTACGGAATATTTTCTGAATTCAAGGACGGAGATATGGACTCGTTGTTTTCAAGTGATGGAAATATTCTCGACATTTCTGCGAGCGACTGCTTTGTAACTGTTGTTGGTAATTTTACAAATTTTGGAAATTGCGATGCAGAGAACCTGGCGATGTTTGATCGATCTACAAAAGAGATTGTTCAGACTGACCGCGGACTTGATGGAAATGGATATGCCGTAGTTGAAAGCGACGAACTATTTTATGCAGGCGGTGCGTTCACCTATGGAGCAGATATTTATTCACCCGGAATAATATCTCTTCCCTCTTGTTATGAAGTTGGTATCGAAGATATTTCAGAAAACGAGATAAAGATTTTTCCAAACCCAGCAACAGATTTCCTTTCAATAGAAAACGGTGTTGGAAAAGTTGTTAGAGTATTTTCTTTATCAGAGGAAATATATTTGATGGCAAATGAAATTGAAAATAGAAAAGTTTTCGATGTTGTGAATCTTTCATCCGGAACTTACTATGTTTTGATTGAAGGAAAAGTTTTTTCTTTTATAAAAATATAA